The following are encoded together in the Streptococcus oralis genome:
- a CDS encoding Asp23/Gls24 family envelope stress response protein, producing MTVKINTKDGQIELTDEVIATVVGGAATEIFGVVGMASKNALKDNFQALLGKENYSKGVVIKAAEDGSIAVDVYTVLSYGVKISEVSKNIQERVRFSLENQLGITAQTVNVYIQNIKVVGE from the coding sequence ATGACTGTAAAAATTAATACAAAAGATGGTCAAATCGAACTGACAGATGAAGTGATTGCAACCGTAGTAGGTGGTGCCGCAACTGAGATTTTTGGTGTGGTCGGTATGGCTAGTAAAAATGCCCTCAAAGACAATTTCCAAGCCCTTCTTGGTAAGGAAAATTATTCTAAGGGTGTTGTTATAAAAGCAGCCGAAGATGGTAGCATTGCAGTTGATGTTTATACCGTATTGAGCTACGGAGTAAAGATAAGCGAAGTGTCAAAAAACATTCAAGAGCGTGTTCGTTTTAGTTTAGAAAATCAACTAGGAATTACTGCTCAGACTGTGAATGTCTACATTCAAAATATCAAAGTTGTAGGAGAATAA
- a CDS encoding CD20-like domain-containing protein — protein MKGENVQMKPEEQRVLGILATIFGAIALLGSWIPFINYLSFFIAIVAFILGIIGLIVNLKKRKTMAIIGTSLAVASVVLFFTTQVLYANVYKEFVREFNRSYSEASASMEREEESDLTDDSAYSIPEEEEDDTFTWTQKEFDALIEGDLDNKGKGGTNYKDIIKKHGLPDSEFDSTIGGYDTRKITYISIGDKIKTVTLTFAKQENGQLLLVQKHAVGLSQGKSKQQNDSESRV, from the coding sequence ATGAAGGGAGAAAACGTTCAAATGAAACCAGAAGAACAAAGAGTTTTAGGAATCTTAGCAACCATTTTTGGAGCCATCGCACTTTTAGGATCCTGGATCCCGTTTATTAACTATCTATCATTTTTCATCGCCATTGTCGCATTTATCTTGGGGATTATCGGCCTTATCGTCAACCTCAAAAAACGAAAAACAATGGCCATTATCGGAACATCCCTGGCAGTTGCCTCTGTTGTACTTTTCTTTACGACCCAAGTACTGTACGCTAATGTCTACAAAGAGTTTGTCAGGGAGTTTAACCGTTCCTACAGCGAGGCAAGTGCCTCAATGGAGCGCGAAGAAGAAAGCGACTTGACAGATGATAGCGCCTATTCCATCCCTGAGGAGGAAGAAGACGACACCTTCACCTGGACCCAAAAAGAGTTTGACGCCTTAATCGAAGGTGACCTTGACAACAAAGGAAAAGGTGGTACCAACTACAAGGATATTATCAAAAAACACGGACTACCAGACTCCGAGTTTGACTCCACTATCGGAGGGTACGATACGAGAAAAATCACCTATATCTCCATTGGTGACAAGATCAAGACTGTTACCTTAACTTTTGCAAAACAGGAAAATGGACAGCTCCTGCTCGTCCAAAAACATGCAGTCGGTCTGAGTCAAGGAAAAAGCAAGCAACAAAACGACTCTGAAAGCAGAGTCTAA
- the rpmB gene encoding 50S ribosomal protein L28: protein MAKVCYFTGRKTVSGNNRSHAMNQTKRAVKPNLQKVTVLIDGKPKKVWASARALKSGKVERV from the coding sequence ATGGCTAAAGTATGTTACTTTACAGGTCGTAAGACTGTATCAGGAAACAACCGTTCACACGCGATGAACCAAACAAAACGTGCCGTAAAACCAAACCTTCAAAAAGTTACGGTTCTTATCGATGGTAAACCTAAAAAAGTTTGGGCTTCAGCTCGTGCTTTGAAATCAGGTAAAGTTGAACGCGTTTAA
- a CDS encoding ABC transporter ATP-binding protein encodes MKKLAKRITGKEWGMIVLTILFTCFSVYLELEVPTYISQITELLGTSGTQLGELWSPAAKMIGLSLLAFFSSVMVGFFAARVAASYTTHLRTDVFHRVLDFSQTEIKRFSIPSLLTRTTNDITQVQMLFTMGLQVVTRGPIMAIWAIGKILGKSEYWLWAVVVAVIVNVLMTTVLMTLAFPKQSVIQKLTDKLNSITRESLTGIRVVRAYNAEDYQDKKFEAANDEVTRLNLFVNRLMAIMNPIMMAISSGLSLAIYWIGAYIINDASLTERLPLFSDMVVFMSYAMQVVMGFLLMGALFIVLPRTLVSAGRINQVLDLHSSIENPSHTQTADPSVQGQVEFRDVTFRYSKNSEAVVEHVTFKAEAGQTVAFIGSTGSGKSTLVNLLPRFYDVSDGQILVDGVNVQDYDLEDLRNKVGYIPQKAVLFSGDVKGNLDFGKSKETPLSEAAMWQALELAQSKAFIEDKEAGLASEVAQGGTNFSGGQRQRLAIARALARKPEILIFDDSFSALDYKTDRVLRQELAEKTKSMTKIIVAQRISTIMDADLILVLDQGKVVGQGTHKELLATNEVYQEIAYSQLSKEELEHGK; translated from the coding sequence ATGAAGAAACTCGCTAAACGTATTACAGGAAAAGAGTGGGGAATGATCGTCCTTACGATTCTGTTCACTTGTTTCTCGGTCTATCTCGAGTTAGAGGTGCCGACTTATATTTCGCAAATTACAGAATTACTGGGAACGTCTGGAACGCAGTTGGGTGAACTCTGGTCACCAGCTGCGAAGATGATTGGTTTGTCTTTATTGGCTTTCTTTTCATCTGTTATGGTTGGTTTCTTTGCCGCTCGTGTTGCAGCATCCTATACAACCCATCTACGCACTGACGTATTTCATCGTGTTTTAGATTTTTCGCAGACAGAGATCAAGCGCTTTTCAATCCCAAGTCTTTTGACTCGGACGACCAATGATATTACCCAGGTACAGATGCTCTTTACCATGGGCTTGCAAGTGGTTACTCGTGGGCCGATTATGGCTATCTGGGCCATTGGAAAAATCCTTGGGAAATCGGAATACTGGCTCTGGGCGGTCGTTGTGGCTGTTATTGTGAATGTCTTGATGACCACTGTTCTTATGACTCTGGCCTTTCCAAAACAATCTGTCATCCAAAAATTGACAGATAAACTCAATAGTATCACTCGTGAAAGTTTGACGGGGATTCGAGTTGTTCGTGCATACAATGCGGAAGATTACCAAGATAAGAAATTTGAAGCTGCCAACGACGAGGTAACACGTCTCAATCTCTTTGTCAATCGATTGATGGCCATTATGAACCCGATCATGATGGCAATTTCGAGCGGATTGAGTTTAGCCATTTACTGGATTGGTGCCTATATCATCAACGATGCAAGTTTGACAGAACGTCTGCCACTCTTTAGTGATATGGTGGTCTTCATGTCCTATGCTATGCAGGTCGTGATGGGCTTCCTTCTCATGGGAGCACTCTTTATCGTTCTTCCTCGTACCTTGGTTTCGGCAGGACGTATCAATCAAGTATTGGATCTGCATTCTTCTATTGAAAATCCTAGTCATACACAGACAGCGGATCCTTCAGTTCAAGGACAAGTGGAATTCCGTGATGTGACTTTCCGCTACTCTAAAAACTCAGAAGCAGTCGTGGAACATGTCACTTTCAAAGCAGAAGCGGGTCAAACCGTAGCCTTCATCGGATCGACTGGATCAGGTAAGTCTACGCTTGTCAACCTCTTGCCACGTTTTTACGACGTTTCAGATGGACAAATCCTAGTGGATGGTGTCAATGTGCAAGATTACGACTTGGAAGACTTGCGTAATAAGGTCGGCTATATTCCACAAAAAGCAGTCCTCTTCTCAGGGGATGTCAAGGGGAACTTGGACTTTGGTAAGAGCAAAGAAACTCCTCTAAGCGAAGCTGCTATGTGGCAAGCCCTTGAATTGGCCCAGTCTAAAGCATTTATCGAGGACAAGGAAGCAGGTCTTGCATCAGAAGTAGCCCAAGGTGGAACCAACTTCTCAGGAGGTCAAAGACAGCGTTTGGCCATTGCGCGTGCCTTGGCTCGTAAACCAGAGATTCTCATCTTTGATGATTCCTTCTCAGCCTTGGACTACAAGACAGATCGTGTCCTACGCCAAGAGCTAGCCGAGAAAACAAAATCCATGACCAAGATCATCGTAGCGCAACGGATTTCTACCATTATGGACGCCGACCTGATCTTAGTTTTGGATCAAGGTAAAGTCGTGGGACAAGGCACCCACAAGGAACTTCTTGCAACCAACGAAGTCTACCAAGAAATTGCCTACTCACAACTATCGAAGGAGGAATTGGAACATGGAAAATAA
- a CDS encoding LytTR family DNA-binding domain-containing protein, with product MKLRIEIDGNLEETEIVIKTPTLTDEIADLQRLLQESKAPRLTFYKGTGEYYLDLSEILFFETEGSKIYAHNQKEAYEVRLKLYELESILPRYFSRVSKSTIANIRQIYSVDKSFSGTGTISFYQTHKEVHVSRHYQSLLKENLRNMR from the coding sequence ATGAAGTTACGAATTGAGATTGACGGCAATTTAGAGGAGACTGAAATTGTCATCAAGACCCCCACTTTGACAGATGAAATTGCAGACTTGCAACGACTTTTGCAAGAGTCAAAGGCTCCGAGGTTGACTTTTTACAAGGGGACAGGTGAATATTATCTAGACCTGTCAGAAATTCTCTTCTTTGAAACAGAAGGGAGCAAGATCTACGCTCATAACCAGAAGGAAGCCTATGAAGTTCGTCTCAAACTTTATGAGTTGGAGTCTATCTTGCCTCGCTATTTTAGTCGAGTTTCCAAGTCAACGATCGCAAACATCCGTCAGATTTACTCAGTGGACAAGTCCTTTTCAGGAACGGGGACCATTTCCTTTTATCAGACGCACAAGGAGGTTCATGTCTCACGGCATTACCAATCCCTCCTAAAAGAAAATCTAAGAAACATGAGGTAA
- a CDS encoding ABC transporter ATP-binding protein, producing the protein MENKKVSVWKQCKPYMAGLQLPLLIAVVAAVISSIITVYGPTKIKEITNLISDGLATEIDLVAVSNIAGFLVVLYVFGAILNYTQAYIFSTSIQHFSKRLRTAIAEKINRLPLGYFDRHSQGDTLSRVTNDVDTAAQSLNQSLGTVLSASFLLIAVLVTMFGMNWILALVTVVSTLVGFAAVSVIMAKSQGYFKAQQNNLAAVNGYVEEMYSGHNVVTSYNAVDTSKARFAGLNQDLHDSIWKSQFISGIMMPAMFFVGNFSYVLVIIVGAALALEGHITIGIIVAFMVYVRTFSQPLSQIAQGITSLQQASAAMTRVLEFLAEAEMQDESHKERQLSDMKGEVVFDHVSFGYTPERTIIHDFSATAHAGQKVAIVGPTGAGKTTIVNLLMKFYELDKGSIRIDGVDTKDMKRSEVHDAFSMVLQDTWLFEGTIRDNLIYNQTGISDERMIEAAKAVGIHHFIMTLPDGYDTILDDTVTLSVGQRQLLTIARALIKDAPLLILDEATSSVDTRTEELIQKAMDRLMEGRTSFVIAHRLSTIRNADLILVMKDGNIIEQGNHEELMAQGGFYADLYNSQFTEDEAEE; encoded by the coding sequence ATGGAAAATAAAAAAGTTTCGGTCTGGAAACAGTGCAAACCTTATATGGCAGGCCTCCAACTTCCTCTCCTAATAGCAGTTGTGGCTGCAGTCATTTCAAGCATCATTACCGTTTATGGTCCAACTAAGATTAAAGAAATTACTAACTTGATTTCAGATGGCTTGGCTACAGAAATCGACTTGGTAGCTGTGTCAAACATTGCTGGATTTTTGGTTGTCCTATATGTGTTTGGAGCTATCCTTAATTATACACAGGCCTATATATTTTCAACGAGTATCCAACATTTTTCAAAACGCTTGCGGACGGCTATCGCTGAAAAAATCAATCGTTTGCCACTTGGCTATTTTGACCGTCATTCACAAGGAGACACCCTTTCGCGCGTGACCAATGATGTGGATACAGCAGCGCAATCTCTCAACCAAAGTCTAGGGACAGTTCTTTCAGCTAGTTTCTTGTTGATTGCTGTCTTGGTGACCATGTTTGGGATGAACTGGATTTTAGCTCTCGTAACAGTGGTCTCTACGCTTGTTGGTTTTGCGGCGGTTTCCGTAATCATGGCCAAGTCACAGGGTTATTTTAAAGCCCAACAAAATAATCTAGCAGCCGTCAATGGTTATGTGGAAGAGATGTACTCTGGCCATAATGTAGTGACCAGCTACAACGCAGTAGACACCTCCAAAGCGAGATTTGCAGGGTTAAACCAAGACTTGCATGACAGTATCTGGAAATCTCAATTTATCTCTGGTATCATGATGCCAGCCATGTTCTTTGTTGGGAACTTTAGTTATGTCTTAGTCATCATCGTTGGGGCCGCGCTGGCGTTAGAAGGGCATATCACTATAGGGATTATCGTAGCCTTTATGGTTTACGTACGGACCTTCTCCCAACCTCTGTCACAGATTGCCCAAGGGATTACGAGCCTGCAACAAGCGAGTGCAGCCATGACTCGTGTATTAGAATTTCTAGCTGAAGCTGAGATGCAGGATGAATCTCATAAGGAGAGACAATTGAGCGACATGAAAGGGGAAGTAGTCTTTGATCACGTGTCCTTTGGCTATACACCAGAGCGCACCATCATCCATGATTTTTCTGCGACAGCTCATGCAGGTCAAAAGGTCGCAATCGTTGGACCGACTGGGGCTGGGAAGACAACCATTGTCAATCTTTTGATGAAGTTCTATGAGCTAGATAAGGGAAGTATCCGCATTGATGGTGTGGATACCAAGGACATGAAGCGCTCTGAAGTGCACGATGCCTTTTCAATGGTCTTGCAGGATACTTGGCTCTTTGAAGGAACCATTCGTGATAATCTCATCTACAACCAAACAGGGATTAGTGATGAACGAATGATTGAAGCAGCAAAAGCAGTAGGAATCCACCACTTTATCATGACCCTACCAGATGGATACGATACTATTTTAGATGATACAGTGACCTTGTCAGTCGGACAGAGACAGCTCTTAACCATTGCTCGTGCCCTTATCAAAGATGCACCACTCTTGATTTTGGATGAAGCGACATCCTCAGTCGACACACGTACAGAGGAGTTGATTCAAAAAGCCATGGACCGTTTGATGGAAGGTCGAACTTCCTTTGTCATCGCCCACCGCTTGTCAACCATCCGAAATGCAGACTTGATCTTGGTCATGAAAGATGGAAATATCATCGAACAAGGCAATCATGAAGAACTCATGGCTCAAGGTGGTTTCTATGCGGATCTCTATAATAGTCAGTTTACAGAAGACGAAGCAGAAGAATAA
- a CDS encoding DAK2 domain-containing protein, producing MSKITTSLFQEMVQAASTRLNKQAEYVNSLNVFPVPDGDTGTNMGMTIENGAKEVADKPASTVGEVASILAKGLLMGARGNSGVITSQLFRGFSQAIKEKDELTGQDLALAFQSGVEVAYKAVMKPVEGTILTVSRGAAIGAKKKAEETDDAVEVMRAALEGAKAALAKTPEMLPVLKEVGVVDSGGQGLVFIYEGFLSALTGEYSASEDFVATPANMSEMINAEHHKSVAGHVATEDITFGYCTEIMVALKQGPTYSKDFDYDEFRNYLNDLGDSLLVVNDDEIVKVHVHTEDPGLVMQEGLKYGSLIKVKVDNMRNQHEAQVEKEASQGNKPAETKEYALIAVVAGQGLADIFRAQGVDYVIEGGQTMNPSTEDFIKAVEQVNARNIIFLPNNKNIFMAAQSAAEVLEQPAVVVEARTIPQGLTSLLAFDPSKSIEENKERMTAALGDVISGSVTTAVRDTTIDGLAIHENDNLGMVDGKILVSNPDMHQTLTETLKHMLDEDSEIVTFYVGEDGSEELANEIAQEIAEEFEDVEVEIHQGQQPVYPYLFSVE from the coding sequence GTGTCAAAAATTACTACCAGTTTATTCCAAGAGATGGTGCAGGCTGCATCAACTCGTTTGAATAAGCAAGCAGAATATGTCAATTCATTGAACGTCTTTCCAGTTCCAGATGGAGATACTGGGACAAACATGGGAATGACCATTGAAAATGGTGCCAAAGAAGTAGCAGACAAGCCTGCTTCTACTGTTGGAGAAGTAGCGAGCATTCTTGCTAAAGGTCTCTTGATGGGTGCGCGTGGGAACTCAGGGGTTATCACTTCTCAGCTCTTCCGTGGCTTCTCTCAGGCTATCAAGGAAAAAGATGAATTAACAGGTCAAGACTTGGCTCTTGCCTTCCAATCCGGTGTCGAAGTAGCTTATAAAGCGGTTATGAAACCAGTTGAAGGGACCATTTTGACTGTTTCTCGTGGAGCGGCTATTGGGGCTAAGAAAAAAGCCGAGGAGACAGATGATGCTGTTGAGGTCATGCGTGCAGCCTTGGAAGGCGCGAAAGCAGCTTTGGCTAAGACACCAGAAATGCTTCCAGTCCTTAAGGAAGTTGGTGTGGTAGACTCAGGTGGTCAAGGTTTGGTCTTCATCTACGAAGGATTCCTTTCAGCTCTTACTGGTGAATACAGTGCTTCTGAAGACTTTGTAGCGACTCCTGCTAACATGAGTGAAATGATCAATGCAGAGCACCACAAGTCTGTAGCAGGGCATGTGGCAACTGAGGATATTACCTTCGGTTACTGTACAGAGATCATGGTAGCCCTCAAACAAGGTCCAACTTATTCTAAGGACTTTGACTATGATGAATTCCGTAACTACTTGAATGACTTAGGCGACTCACTCCTTGTTGTCAACGATGATGAGATCGTCAAAGTTCACGTCCATACAGAAGATCCAGGTCTTGTCATGCAAGAAGGTCTCAAATATGGTAGCTTGATCAAGGTAAAAGTGGACAACATGCGTAACCAACACGAGGCGCAAGTTGAAAAAGAAGCAAGTCAAGGCAACAAGCCTGCTGAAACAAAAGAGTATGCCCTTATCGCAGTAGTAGCTGGTCAAGGTTTAGCAGATATCTTCCGTGCCCAAGGTGTGGATTATGTCATCGAAGGTGGTCAGACGATGAACCCTTCAACAGAAGACTTTATCAAGGCTGTTGAACAGGTCAATGCTCGCAACATTATCTTCTTGCCAAACAACAAAAATATCTTTATGGCAGCTCAGTCTGCGGCTGAAGTGCTTGAACAACCAGCTGTTGTGGTAGAAGCACGTACAATTCCTCAAGGATTGACCAGTCTTCTTGCCTTTGATCCAAGCAAATCAATCGAAGAAAACAAAGAACGCATGACTGCAGCCCTTGGTGATGTCATCAGCGGTAGTGTAACAACTGCCGTTCGTGATACAACTATCGATGGATTAGCAATTCATGAAAATGACAATCTTGGTATGGTAGATGGGAAAATCCTCGTGTCAAATCCTGACATGCACCAAACCTTGACTGAAACTTTGAAGCATATGTTGGACGAAGACAGTGAAATCGTGACTTTCTATGTCGGAGAAGACGGAAGCGAAGAACTTGCCAATGAAATTGCCCAAGAAATCGCAGAAGAATTTGAAGATGTTGAAGTTGAGATTCACCAAGGTCAACAACCTGTATATCCATATCTTTTCAGTGTGGAATAA
- a CDS encoding LiaF transmembrane domain-containing protein: MKKKAFGIVLLVLAAWILLQGNFGIPSLDGKIWPLLGIVFFAYQSVEALLRRHLTSAVFTALVALMIANHFYNIFPIPNQSLFWASILAVLGVGYLTHSSKFWNEKKWWYNGKKTVVTDKEVAFGSGTFYKQDQDLVDDQVEVAFGDAKIYYDNAEMLGDFATLNIEVAFGNATVYVPQHWRVDLKVETSFGAAKADAPVAPTNKTLIIRGEVAFGKLGVVYVK, encoded by the coding sequence ATGAAAAAGAAAGCATTTGGTATTGTTTTATTGGTTTTAGCAGCTTGGATCTTGCTGCAAGGGAATTTTGGAATTCCTTCTTTGGATGGCAAGATATGGCCTTTACTAGGTATTGTTTTTTTTGCTTACCAATCAGTTGAAGCTTTGCTTCGTCGTCATCTAACATCAGCAGTTTTTACCGCTCTAGTAGCCTTAATGATTGCGAATCATTTTTATAACATTTTTCCTATTCCAAACCAGTCTTTGTTTTGGGCTAGTATCTTAGCAGTTCTAGGTGTCGGTTATCTTACTCACTCAAGTAAGTTCTGGAATGAAAAAAAATGGTGGTACAATGGGAAAAAAACAGTCGTCACGGATAAGGAAGTCGCTTTTGGTAGCGGGACCTTCTATAAACAGGATCAAGATCTCGTAGATGACCAAGTGGAAGTCGCTTTTGGGGATGCTAAAATCTACTATGATAATGCAGAGATGTTAGGTGATTTTGCGACTTTAAATATTGAAGTGGCTTTCGGGAATGCAACCGTCTATGTTCCACAACACTGGCGTGTCGATTTGAAAGTAGAAACATCCTTTGGTGCAGCTAAGGCAGACGCTCCTGTAGCACCAACAAACAAAACCTTGATTATCCGTGGAGAAGTCGCTTTTGGTAAACTTGGAGTTGTTTACGTTAAATAA
- a CDS encoding MarR family winged helix-turn-helix transcriptional regulator: MDKPMLIFKRFGHQVHLMVQKEAKRCGIEFMGGPQGQVLRFLDHCEQKEELVLIKDIEQELNITKSVASNLVKRMVQNGLVELEASPSDKRAKFVRLTDKSRSQMQEVKAFFDRIDQSLLDGVSKSDLAIFEKVLGQLQANVEKIGGENEETR, from the coding sequence ATGGACAAGCCGATGTTGATTTTTAAACGCTTTGGGCACCAGGTTCACCTGATGGTACAGAAAGAAGCCAAGCGTTGCGGCATTGAATTTATGGGTGGACCGCAAGGGCAAGTTCTGCGTTTTTTAGATCATTGTGAGCAAAAAGAGGAACTGGTCCTGATTAAAGATATCGAGCAGGAACTCAATATTACCAAATCTGTGGCGAGTAATTTAGTCAAGCGCATGGTGCAAAATGGTTTGGTTGAGCTAGAGGCGAGCCCGAGTGATAAGCGGGCAAAGTTTGTTCGCTTGACGGATAAATCGCGTTCGCAGATGCAAGAAGTTAAGGCTTTTTTTGATCGGATTGATCAGAGTCTGCTAGACGGGGTTTCAAAGTCAGACTTAGCAATCTTTGAAAAGGTACTCGGGCAATTGCAAGCAAATGTTGAGAAGATAGGAGGAGAGAATGAAGAAACTCGCTAA
- a CDS encoding YebC/PmpR family DNA-binding transcriptional regulator yields MGRKWANIVAKKTAKDGANSKVYAKFGVEIYVAAKKGDPDPESNTALKFVIDRAKQAQVPKHVIDKAIDKAKGNTDETFTEGRYEGFGPNGSMLIVDTLTSNVNRTAANVRAAFGKNGGNMGASGSVSYLFDNKGVIVFAGEDADAIFELLLEADVDVDDVEAEEGTITVYTAPTDLHKAIVALRESGIEEFQVTELEMIPQSEVELSGEDLETFEKLYSVLEDDEDVQKIYTNVDGF; encoded by the coding sequence ATGGGACGTAAATGGGCCAATATCGTAGCCAAGAAAACGGCTAAAGATGGAGCTAACTCTAAAGTATATGCAAAATTTGGTGTAGAAATCTATGTAGCAGCTAAAAAAGGGGATCCAGACCCAGAATCAAACACTGCTTTGAAATTCGTTATCGACCGTGCGAAACAAGCCCAAGTGCCGAAACACGTTATCGATAAAGCGATTGATAAAGCAAAAGGAAACACAGACGAAACCTTTACAGAAGGACGTTACGAAGGATTTGGACCAAATGGTTCTATGTTGATTGTGGATACCTTGACTTCAAACGTCAACCGTACCGCAGCTAATGTCCGTGCAGCTTTTGGTAAAAACGGCGGAAACATGGGTGCTTCAGGTTCGGTTTCTTACCTCTTTGACAACAAGGGTGTGATCGTATTTGCTGGTGAAGATGCGGATGCCATCTTTGAACTCTTGCTCGAAGCAGATGTGGATGTGGACGATGTAGAAGCAGAAGAAGGAACAATTACTGTTTACACTGCTCCAACAGATCTCCACAAGGCTATCGTTGCCCTTCGTGAGTCTGGCATCGAAGAATTCCAAGTGACTGAATTGGAAATGATTCCTCAGTCTGAAGTGGAATTGTCAGGCGAAGACCTTGAAACCTTTGAAAAACTTTACAGCGTCCTTGAAGACGACGAAGATGTACAAAAGATCTACACAAACGTAGATGGATTCTAA
- a CDS encoding phosphatase PAP2 family protein, with amino-acid sequence MKNYQEWYRNISSRLTSHPTLLFLLRSFNRLMTVAMPLVYLTLLVTTYLQLGLGKQVVVYLLVPATGFVILSLFRKKINHPRPYETWDIRPLLEKDSSGQSMPSRHVFSATIISMACFHAWTLIGMIFLICSGLLALVRVLGGVHYPKDVLVGYACGLMWGLLFFLF; translated from the coding sequence ATGAAAAATTATCAAGAATGGTATCGAAATATCAGCTCTAGGCTCACCAGCCATCCCACCCTTCTATTTCTGTTACGCAGTTTCAATCGTTTGATGACAGTCGCCATGCCTCTGGTCTATTTGACCTTGCTAGTCACTACTTATCTGCAGCTAGGACTTGGGAAGCAAGTTGTGGTCTATTTGCTTGTCCCCGCTACAGGTTTTGTGATCTTGTCCCTTTTTCGTAAGAAAATCAATCATCCGCGTCCCTACGAAACTTGGGATATCCGTCCCCTGCTTGAAAAAGATAGTTCGGGACAGTCGATGCCTAGTCGCCATGTCTTTTCAGCAACTATCATCTCCATGGCCTGTTTCCATGCTTGGACTTTGATCGGAATGATCTTTCTTATTTGCTCAGGACTCTTAGCCTTGGTCCGAGTACTAGGTGGTGTTCATTATCCCAAGGATGTCTTGGTTGGCTATGCTTGTGGTCTCATGTGGGGGCTCCTTTTCTTCTTATTTTGA